The following is a genomic window from Episyrphus balteatus chromosome 1, idEpiBalt1.1, whole genome shotgun sequence.
actttaattttgtattaaaaacttcACAATGACATTGCATCAGTTTTGCTAACTTTGAATGTTCTCTTATCTTCGTACCGAGTGTAGTGGGTAGAATAACTAATccgtgtaaaattttcaaattctaataaaaaacttattcgccatattttattgaaaaattcttttaactttttcaaGCAAGTGATTCCCTTATTTCGTATTATTTCTGAGTTTTTCCTGTAATACtttcatcaaaatatttcgCCCTTACCTTTATAAAACCTTGAAAATAAGGTTTTTGATTTCTTCGTCGAATTATTTCAACTTTTAACACTGAACACTCTAAGGAAAGTTTTCGATTGTAATACCTTCACCTCTGGTAAAATTTCAGCTATGATTtccaaaattatataaaaatataaataattccatatactttaatttgagtCTAATAATTTAGTTATGAAAGTTTATGGTTTtatttcaaacttatttttttttttctattcaaggGCTGTTTGAAACTTCTTTCGTTGCATATAAAAACGAATTTCTGTGCACCTGGTGAATTTCTTATCCACCGAGGAGAtgcattaaattatatttattatttgtgcAATGGCTCAATGGAAGTTATCAAGGACGAAATGGTTGTGGCTATACTTGGTGagatgaaatttttattttttttttcttaatattcaaagaaaataaaaaaacaaaaaaaaaataattgtattttgtggcagtaggtacctactgcataaattgtttttgttttgtttcgttttaattaattttttacccTTTTTGCACTCTCAAGGTAAGGGCGATCTTGTTGGATGTGACATAAACGTTCATCTGGTAGCAACATCAAATGGACAGATGACAGCTACGACAAACAGTGCGGGTCAGGACATTGTGGTACGAAGCAGTAGTGATGTGAaggtaaattttcatttttaattgatttttaaaaaaatatgttataccTTTAAGTCAAAAGGACAGTGTGCTTAATTACTATAGCACAAAATTATAAGATTATTATTAATGTGTTTATTATGATGGTTAACATAATTCCAGATACTCTTTTTACTCTTCAGATTCTTTAGTAAGAACTTGAAAAATTGAGAGTTCTTAATTGTGTGTATTACTGaaaattgatgaattttatttttattggatgaaatcaatttttttttttttaattttaaactttttcccTTTGTGAAAATCCCACGATCTACTgttgattaatttttgttttaattggaTCAGATATAAAAGCActtgatttcaaaaatattgattcCAACCAGCAATTCAGACTGCTTGCCATGAGGATGTTCTCGAAGCAAataaaggactttttttttaactttcataaCTTTAGGATTTCGGTTTCCTATAGATACGctacatatgtattatattaaataaatacatacaaatatacTTTACCTTTCTTTATTGAATTGAATGATTCCATTCATTTATAGTTTGttggcttatatttttttttattcatgggCACTTACATTTATGTGAGTAGATTCTTACATATGTAAAGATATTTCAAATCCTTTTTAATACGTAACAAGCCAATTAATATCGCTGTGGGCTGTTAAACAAAGGTCTctttgtgaataaaaaatatgaacGATAGATATatcatacactgagggaaaaaataaattgaagttgaaacgtcgttgtttcaaaattgaactactttgatttatgtgactttaagatacgaaaccatcaaaaattaacctattttccacgttgattttaaaatgttcatcttcaacgcaaaatcattccgaatattaGTTAAATCAATGTAGATAGTTTggcttttttataaattgtattttatattaatttccaacatcttaagttgacataagatgatttgccttttcacactctttcggaattttttaaaaatattttatcttatgtcaacttaaAGATGACTTTTTGTTTCTGCTTGCACGCGCGAAAATATCTTAAGTCaacataagataatttaagatttcacaatattaaaaaaaaaagtcttaacccAATATAATCTTTAGTCTACTTAGGGTTTTGAATATGTGTCTTTTAAACATAAGATGTTTTTGTGCatgggaccaattgcagattttactgtctcttcgaaaaaaaacaccctttcaccaaaattttttttatgaaaactctttattcttgctttctatcccaataTCAATGTTttaaccaaatttcattagggtgacccatcatttttgttttcacttacaaaaaaaaacacccttttaaccatgatatttttataaacactttagattcttgtttcttatcttaaaagtaacataattgctaaatttcaattgggtaccactaatattactctagtattacacactttttcaaatatacccatattttctttacttctaaaaaaacaccctttaacataaaaaaaaattatagacttacattattcgtagttcccaggggaaagacaacatttttaatgaatttcgtaagggtaccatttatgccattgattttatcggacttatcgcggatttttccctatttcccaaaaaacaccctttaacctaaaatatttgtatagactgttcgggttcttggtttctgttataaatgaaagatttttaacagttttcattgatgtaacaattttttcctagtttttgtggtactaattccgaatttcatcatttcttaaaaaaaaaacaccctttcactcaatataattttgtacactttatagattcttaattcttataccaaccaaaacatttacaccaagttttaaaaattaataaaattcaagtcagctgttatgataccttcctcacacacaacttaacccatcaaaaaaacaccctatcaccaaaaataattttaagaactttatgaatcctttgtccctgctttatcttaaaccttcatcccaaattttatcagtgtagcatgtttttcacatgggcttcggttatattttacttgttgaagtcaaaaaataagcacccttgtttttagtcggcaataacttttcttagagcaatcgttttgactttatttttatgtcattagattcagcatcaaaaaatacctcgaaaccatgtgtcatatgatgatatacggcaaacaattttttttcagtatatttttgaccttcaccccctcccaaTTGttcgcgaaaaaacacccttccacccaacttttttttatagacttttttttgtacttggttcttatcccaaaagcaaactttttgcaaagtttcatgcgtgtaacaattttttttttatttcttgattttatgtactattttacctgtactataggtattgtagaaaatattattatgaGATGAGAAAAGCTGTATCAAGTGATATTTAGACCAGAATAATGCGAGAGCTTTCGACAACTTTTGAGGTTTACatcaatttcaaaaaccatTTCTATTGGAGTATTCAGTATAAATATAAGGATCAGTGAAAATGTTGAAAGCTGGACAAGTTAGATAACGATGCCTAGTATTGTTTCGCAATATCGGatgcattcaaaaaatgtttaaaatatacaatattttaaaacttcactttcatattttgaaacgaacaattaaatttttgtatatttcgaATTTTAAGATTTCTCTTTTCGGCTGTTTTGGTCGCaataatttattaatgaaaGATCCCAACAAAAattatcccttctataaagctttacagaagctacattaacacctgtaaagctttataggagcaaatttgttagtcgggatAATCATTATaagcaaaattcaattttgtctCATTCTGGTTTCATCACTTCTAGTCACTTAAATagaatagttttattaaaaccaGTCCAGAATTTTAACATGATGCTCCTtttatagaaaacaaattttgaatacagttttttttcaagttctctttcatttaatttgtttgcCTTTTTAACTATAAGGGACCAAAAATAATTATCCGTTTTTTATCagcaaaaaggaaacaaaaaagccACCTggagcttattttatttttaatagatgTCATCTAACAGTTGAGTTATATATAAACCTAATTAAATTCATTAACAAAATCAACTGGAATCTGAAAACAAAAGTTGTCAAGCCAACCCTAGACTAAACAACGACTCTCATCCTTTTTGggataaatttaaaaaggatTAAAATCAAAATGACTTTCatcaaaaagcttattttttcataaaacacaACTTCTCATTCCCTTTATATTATGAAAACAACGCAATCAGTTATCTTAATTAACCTGAAAAAGTCAGTAAATCATGCagactatatttttttttattcttttcaagCTAACAAATTTTCATGGAATGAAAATTCATACAcatcactgttttttttttacaaatgtcCTTTCTCTCATCCTTCgcttataataaattaaacctccttcttttttttttaattttcttttttttttcttttcaggcaCTTACCTATTGTGACTTGAAGTGCGTCCATATGGGTGGCCTAGTTGAAGTCCTTCGTTTATATCCCGAATACCAACAGCAATTTGCAAATGACATCCAGCATGACCTGACTTTTAATTTACGAGAAGGCTACGAGTGCCAGGACTCCGACATAGGTCCTTCCTTTCCACTACCATCAATCAGCGAGGATGATGAAAATCAGCCAGATAGTGATGCTGCTGTCGTCGCATCACCACATCATGGTAGTTCATCAACACCCTCACCCCTGCCAATGAGGTCGCCGCTACTTGTTGGAGCTGGCGGAAGTCCGCgaagtatgaaatttttaccTCGCGGACGTTCGCTGGCTGGTCTTCGAGAACGTGTCGAACGTCAAAGGTCAGTTACCATCCATTCACCTGGAGCTGAATTTGGTTCGTTAGAAGGTTTGAATCTCGAACCAATCCAAAGTGAAACCGATAATCCCGCCAACAAGCGATCAATTGAAAAACTCGACTGCCAAGTTAGCACTCTGCATGACGATGTTGCCCTTCTCAGTCTAGAAGTCCGAAATGCGATACATGCTCTGCAAGAAATGACCAACTCTCGGATGGCTTCCAGAGCTGACTTAGCGGTGGGTAATTTCCTCCCTGCCCGTTCCATTCCCAACATCTCTGATAACATCCTGATTCCCCAGATTGTTGGCGAAGCATCTCTAGTCCGCAGCTCATCTCATCCCGCTGAGATGTGGCATTGCGAAGTCGAAGAGGTACAACCGCCATCCAATACAAGTGATTCGCTGCCAAAAATCACCCGCGCAACACAAACCGACACCGTTAAGATTGACTTtcaaacttttgaaaagtttgtcATTGCCAATCCACGTCTGGTGCTGGGACTCCTAGGCTTGGAGGCGACAAtaaagactgaaattgaaatgATCCAACAACAGCAAATGATGCAAGTTTCCCCATTGAATACCATCGAAGAAGTCAATTCTCCCGAGGGCGGACCCAGTTCTGAGTATCTCCTCGAAGAAACTGCTGAGCGTACAAATCCGCTTTGGAGCTCTGACAATTATAGGGACGTTGAGAACTGTCGTTCCACCGAAGCTCTGCTGGAGGAGAGTCTCTCTCAAGAAGATATACCGACAATCAGTCAAGAAATCGAAGTCACATCGGTGTCTATTGTTAAGGAAGGTAAATCGAAGACGTCTCGAAGGAACTCGGGAAGTAGTAGTAGCAATAATTCCATATCGTCGGCGTCTTCCATTCCGGCTGTTGTGGTGCCATCGACGGCTGGTCAAAATGGACCGATTCGAAGACCGTCGTGGAAAGGTTCGAAGAAAGACTACGAAAGGCTTAATGAGAATTGTTGTGATGATAATTACGGTAGTGATGAGAAACTGTCGAAGAAGAATGGTAGTCGATCGAATTCCTCAGACATGGGGAGTAAAAAGAGGAATAGCTTGAATGTGGCCCGAGTTCCGACAAACTATCGATTTTCAGCTGGTGATGCTGATAAACTTGAAAAGGGTCTGAAAGGTTTGCCATCGACAAGGTCTCTTAGGGACAGTtgaacttttaaagtaaacaattGTAATGGTTATGAAAGATTTTAGGATTTAGACATTCCGggtttacaaaaaagaaaaagaaaaaaaaaaaaaaaactgaacatcTTTATAGCAAAGCTTAGAAAGATAATGCTTTTGTTTGGTTTGTTCACCTTCTTAGACAAAAAATCCTACCGTTTtacattttgtaaataaataaaaaaattcttagaaatAATCATAAAGTTCTAAATAGGTAtacttaaaaagtatttttgacaaaaattaaaaaaaaaaaaaatgtaaatatttgtttatttgtaaaaaaaaaagacttttggTATGTTTTCTGTATAGATATTTTAGCCTAGCTAAGTAGAAAATCATGtatctgtatttttttgtttgtattcaataaatgttttagaactaagattttaaaataaaattaagaaataaaaaagtatttaagcAATTAGTCTTAcagcaaaaaaatcatttagaaaTACATGTTTGATCATGgtgaataaaattgaagaaaaaaataggtttaaaacttaaacttattAGAGAAATACTTTTTGTCttacatttttgtttctatgaAAGAGGTGGAGTAtctttttgttatgttttaatGATGACAGAAagaaacgaatttaaaaattgtactaaaaagtaagtatgtacattgtacagttGCTGGAAGATGgttttgaattttagaaaaaaaaaaaatatatatatatatattggtTGCAAATAACTAAGCAACCAGACCTCAAGGATACTTTTCGAATTCGTTCATGAATAAAGCTCAGAAAGACCTTTCATTTCATGTTGCACTtcatggatttggaggaaatttttttaaatccatttttttctgtaggggattttttcgaaaatcccaaaaaattagatctataatttttgtaccttaatgtatatcaaaattttggatagttttcaaaaatcttatcaGAATGCAAAGGCCTATTCACTGtaatctcatatctgttaaccaaaacttgtttcgggactttgatccgaaaatatctgcttccgaattaaaaaaaaaaaatatttcgatttcaaaaattagacaacccgaactcctacaaagttttggttttcagttatgaatagagtctaaagagtgctttcttttgatgtcttattcgatggatttggagaaaatttttgaaaattccgaatttttagacaaggggtaccccttggataattttcgaaaatcttaagaaaataaatttttaatttttttagctgaatgcataggcctgttcattgtgatctcatatctgttaaccaaaacttgtttcgggactttgatccgaaaatatctgcttccgaattaaaaaaaatatttcgatttcaaataattcaacaacccaaaccaaaaatatttcgatttaaaataattcaacaacccgaactcctacaaagttttggttttcagttatgaatagagtctaaagagtcctttcttttgatgtcttattcgatggatttggagaaaatttttgaaaattccgaatttttagacaaggggtaccccttggataattttcgaaaatcttaagaaaataaattttgaatttttttagctgaatgcataggcctgttcattgtgatctcatatctgttaaccaaaacttgtttcgggactttgatccgaaaatatctgcttccgaattaaaaaaaatatttcgatttcaaataattcaacaacccaaaccaaaaatatttcgatttaaaataattcaacaacccgaactccttcaaagttttggttctcagttatgaatagagtctaaagagtcctttcttttgatgtcttattcgatgaatttgcaggaaaatttttgaaaattccgaatttttagacaagggtaccccttggataattttcgaaaatcttaagaaaataaattttgaatttttttagctgaatgcattggcctgttcattgtgatctcatatctgttaaccaaaacttgtttcgggactttgatccgaaaatatctgcttccgaatgaaaaaaaaacatttcggtTTCAAATAATtgaacaacccgaactcctacaaagttttggttttcagttatgaatagagtctaaagagttctttcttttgatgtcttattcgatggatttggagaaaatttttgaaaattccgaatttttagacaaggggtaccccttggataattttcgaaaatcttaagaaaataaattttgaatttttttagctgaatgcataggcctgttcattgtgatctcatatctgttaaccaaaacttgtttcgggactttgatccgaaaatatctgcttccgaatgaaaaaaaaaacatttcgatttaaaataattcaacaacccgaactcctacaaagttttggttttcagttatgaatagagtctaaagagtcctttcttttgatgtcttattcgatggatttggagaaaatttttgaaaattccgaatttttagacaaggggtaccccttggataattttcga
Proteins encoded in this region:
- the LOC129907418 gene encoding potassium voltage-gated channel subfamily H member 8 isoform X2, with amino-acid sequence MPARKGLLAPQNTFLDTIATRFDGTHSNFVLGNAQANANPIVYCSDGFVELTGYSRAQIMQKGCSCHFLYGPETKEEHKLQIEKSLSNKLELKLEVIFYKKDGSPFWCLFDIVPIKNEKRDVVLFLASHKDITHTKMLEMNSTDECDSAALLGARFRSASDASMLGETNGANSLQVPDGCNMGRRRSRAVLYQLSGHYKPEKVKTKLKLGNNLLHSTEAPFPEYKTQSLKKSKFILPHYGVFKGFWDWIILVATFYVAILVPFNAAFAKADRQTMVSDVIVEALFIVDILLNFRTTFVSSKGEVVSDSKLIAINYLRGWFVVDLLAALPFDHLYASDLYNGEESHIHLVKLTRLLRLARLLQKLDRYSQYTALVLTLLMLCFSLVAHWLACIWYVIAEKENMINDNGWDIGWMHSLSERLKVPISNITNSEAYSTALYFTFTSLTSVGFGNVSANTTAEKVFTILMMLIGALMHAVVFGNVTAIIQRMYSRRSLYESKWRDLKDFIALHQVRMGNCIRIMNSHNLKREYTNSPALMPKELKQRIEDYFQTSWSLNHGIDIYETLREFPEELRGDVSMHLHREILQLPIFEAASQGCLKLLSLHIKTNFCAPGEFLIHRGDALNYIYYLCNGSMEVIKDEMVVAILGKGDLVGCDINVHLVATSNGQMTATTNSAGQDIVVRSSSDVKALTYCDLKCVHMGGLVEVLRLYPEYQQQFANDIQHDLTFNLREGYECQDSDIGPSFPLPSISEDDENQPDSDAAVVASPHHGSSSTPSPLPMRSPLLVGAGGSPRSMKFLPRGRSLAGLRERVERQRSVTIHSPGAEFGSLEGLNLEPIQSETDNPANKRSIEKLDCQVSTLHDDVALLSLEVRNAIHALQEMTNSRMASRADLAVGNFLPARSIPNISDNILIPQIVGEASLVRSSSHPAEMWHCEVEEVQPPSNTSDSLPKITRATQTDTVKIDFQTFEKFVIANPRLVLGLLGLEATIKTEIEMIQQQQMMQVSPLNTIEEVNSPEGGPSSEYLLEETAERTNPLWSSDNYRDVENCRSTEALLEESLSQEDIPTISQEIEVTSVSIVKEGKSKTSRRNSGSSSSNNSISSASSIPAVVVPSTAGQNGPIRRPSWKGSKKDYERLNENCCDDNYGSDEKLSKKNGSRSNSSDMGSKKRNSLNVARVPTNYRFSAGDADKLEKGLKGLPSTRSLRDS
- the LOC129907418 gene encoding potassium voltage-gated channel subfamily H member 8 isoform X1; this translates as MPARKGLLAPQNTFLDTIATRFDGTHSNFVLGNAQANANPIVYCSDGFVELTGYSRAQIMQKGCSCHFLYGPETKEEHKLQIEKSLSNKLELKLEVIFYKKDGSPFWCLFDIVPIKNEKRDVVLFLASHKDITHTKMLEMNSTDECDSVFALTAALLGARFRSASDASMLGETNGANSLQVPDGCNMGRRRSRAVLYQLSGHYKPEKVKTKLKLGNNLLHSTEAPFPEYKTQSLKKSKFILPHYGVFKGFWDWIILVATFYVAILVPFNAAFAKADRQTMVSDVIVEALFIVDILLNFRTTFVSSKGEVVSDSKLIAINYLRGWFVVDLLAALPFDHLYASDLYNGEESHIHLVKLTRLLRLARLLQKLDRYSQYTALVLTLLMLCFSLVAHWLACIWYVIAEKENMINDNGWDIGWMHSLSERLKVPISNITNSEAYSTALYFTFTSLTSVGFGNVSANTTAEKVFTILMMLIGALMHAVVFGNVTAIIQRMYSRRSLYESKWRDLKDFIALHQVRMGNCIRIMNSHNLKREYTNSPALMPKELKQRIEDYFQTSWSLNHGIDIYETLREFPEELRGDVSMHLHREILQLPIFEAASQGCLKLLSLHIKTNFCAPGEFLIHRGDALNYIYYLCNGSMEVIKDEMVVAILGKGDLVGCDINVHLVATSNGQMTATTNSAGQDIVVRSSSDVKALTYCDLKCVHMGGLVEVLRLYPEYQQQFANDIQHDLTFNLREGYECQDSDIGPSFPLPSISEDDENQPDSDAAVVASPHHGSSSTPSPLPMRSPLLVGAGGSPRSMKFLPRGRSLAGLRERVERQRSVTIHSPGAEFGSLEGLNLEPIQSETDNPANKRSIEKLDCQVSTLHDDVALLSLEVRNAIHALQEMTNSRMASRADLAVGNFLPARSIPNISDNILIPQIVGEASLVRSSSHPAEMWHCEVEEVQPPSNTSDSLPKITRATQTDTVKIDFQTFEKFVIANPRLVLGLLGLEATIKTEIEMIQQQQMMQVSPLNTIEEVNSPEGGPSSEYLLEETAERTNPLWSSDNYRDVENCRSTEALLEESLSQEDIPTISQEIEVTSVSIVKEGKSKTSRRNSGSSSSNNSISSASSIPAVVVPSTAGQNGPIRRPSWKGSKKDYERLNENCCDDNYGSDEKLSKKNGSRSNSSDMGSKKRNSLNVARVPTNYRFSAGDADKLEKGLKGLPSTRSLRDS
- the LOC129907418 gene encoding potassium voltage-gated channel subfamily H member 8 isoform X4, which translates into the protein MPARKGLLAPQNTFLDTIATRFDGTHSNFVLGNAQANANPIVYCSDGFVELTGYSRAQIMQKGCSCHFLYGPETKEEHKLQIEKSLSNKLELKLEVIFYKKDGSPFWCLFDIVPIKNEKRDVVLFLASHKDITHTKMLEMNSTDECDSVFALTAALLGARFRSASDASMLGETNGANSLQVPDGCNMGRRRSRAVLYQLSGHYKPEKVKTKLKLGNNLLHSTEAPFPEYKTQSLKKSKFILPHYGVFKGFWDWIILVATFYVAILVPFNAAFAKADRQTMVSDVIVEALFIVDILLNFRTTFVSSKGEVVSDSKLIAINYLRGWFVVDLLAALPFDHLYASDLYNGEESHIHLVKLTRLLRLARLLQKLDRYSQYTALVLTLLMLCFSLVAHWLACIWYVIAEKENMINDNGWDIGWMHSLSERLKVPISNITNSEAYSTALYFTFTSLTSVGFGNVSANTTAEKVFTILMMLIGALMHAVVFGNVTAIIQRMYSRRSLYESKWRDLKDFIALHQMPKELKQRIEDYFQTSWSLNHGIDIYETLREFPEELRGDVSMHLHREILQLPIFEAASQGCLKLLSLHIKTNFCAPGEFLIHRGDALNYIYYLCNGSMEVIKDEMVVAILGKGDLVGCDINVHLVATSNGQMTATTNSAGQDIVVRSSSDVKALTYCDLKCVHMGGLVEVLRLYPEYQQQFANDIQHDLTFNLREGYECQDSDIGPSFPLPSISEDDENQPDSDAAVVASPHHGSSSTPSPLPMRSPLLVGAGGSPRSMKFLPRGRSLAGLRERVERQRSVTIHSPGAEFGSLEGLNLEPIQSETDNPANKRSIEKLDCQVSTLHDDVALLSLEVRNAIHALQEMTNSRMASRADLAVGNFLPARSIPNISDNILIPQIVGEASLVRSSSHPAEMWHCEVEEVQPPSNTSDSLPKITRATQTDTVKIDFQTFEKFVIANPRLVLGLLGLEATIKTEIEMIQQQQMMQVSPLNTIEEVNSPEGGPSSEYLLEETAERTNPLWSSDNYRDVENCRSTEALLEESLSQEDIPTISQEIEVTSVSIVKEGKSKTSRRNSGSSSSNNSISSASSIPAVVVPSTAGQNGPIRRPSWKGSKKDYERLNENCCDDNYGSDEKLSKKNGSRSNSSDMGSKKRNSLNVARVPTNYRFSAGDADKLEKGLKGLPSTRSLRDS
- the LOC129907418 gene encoding potassium voltage-gated channel subfamily H member 8 isoform X5; this encodes MPARKGLLAPQNTFLDTIATRFDGTHSNFVLGNAQANANPIVYCSDGFVELTGYSRAQIMQKGCSCHFLYGPETKEEHKLQIEKSLSNKLELKLEVIFYKKDGSPFWCLFDIVPIKNEKRDVVLFLASHKDITHTKMLEMNSTDECDSAALLGARFRSASDASMLGETNGANSLQVPDGCNMGRRRSRAVLYQLSGHYKPEKVKTKLKLGNNLLHSTEAPFPEYKTQSLKKSKFILPHYGVFKGFWDWIILVATFYVAILVPFNAAFAKADRQTMVSDVIVEALFIVDILLNFRTTFVSSKGEVVSDSKLIAINYLRGWFVVDLLAALPFDHLYASDLYNGEESHIHLVKLTRLLRLARLLQKLDRYSQYTALVLTLLMLCFSLVAHWLACIWYVIAEKENMINDNGWDIGWMHSLSERLKVPISNITNSEAYSTALYFTFTSLTSVGFGNVSANTTAEKVFTILMMLIGALMHAVVFGNVTAIIQRMYSRRSLYESKWRDLKDFIALHQMPKELKQRIEDYFQTSWSLNHGIDIYETLREFPEELRGDVSMHLHREILQLPIFEAASQGCLKLLSLHIKTNFCAPGEFLIHRGDALNYIYYLCNGSMEVIKDEMVVAILGKGDLVGCDINVHLVATSNGQMTATTNSAGQDIVVRSSSDVKALTYCDLKCVHMGGLVEVLRLYPEYQQQFANDIQHDLTFNLREGYECQDSDIGPSFPLPSISEDDENQPDSDAAVVASPHHGSSSTPSPLPMRSPLLVGAGGSPRSMKFLPRGRSLAGLRERVERQRSVTIHSPGAEFGSLEGLNLEPIQSETDNPANKRSIEKLDCQVSTLHDDVALLSLEVRNAIHALQEMTNSRMASRADLAVGNFLPARSIPNISDNILIPQIVGEASLVRSSSHPAEMWHCEVEEVQPPSNTSDSLPKITRATQTDTVKIDFQTFEKFVIANPRLVLGLLGLEATIKTEIEMIQQQQMMQVSPLNTIEEVNSPEGGPSSEYLLEETAERTNPLWSSDNYRDVENCRSTEALLEESLSQEDIPTISQEIEVTSVSIVKEGKSKTSRRNSGSSSSNNSISSASSIPAVVVPSTAGQNGPIRRPSWKGSKKDYERLNENCCDDNYGSDEKLSKKNGSRSNSSDMGSKKRNSLNVARVPTNYRFSAGDADKLEKGLKGLPSTRSLRDS